In one window of Gorilla gorilla gorilla isolate KB3781 chromosome 2, NHGRI_mGorGor1-v2.1_pri, whole genome shotgun sequence DNA:
- the RAB7A gene encoding ras-related protein Rab-7a — translation MTSRKKVLLKVIILGDSGVGKTSLMNQYVNKKFSNQYKATIGADFLTKEVMVDDRLVTMQIWDTAGQERFQSLGVAFYRGADCCVLVFDVTAPNTFKTLDSWRDEFLIQASPRDPENFPFVVLGNKIDLENRQVATKRAQAWCYSKNNIPYFETSAKEAINVEQAFQTIARNALKQETEVELYNEFPEPIKLDKNDRAKASAESCSC, via the exons ATGACCTCTAGGAAGAAAGTGTTGCTGAAGGTTATCATCCTGGGAGATTCTGG AGTCGGGAAGACATCACTCATGAACCAGTATGTGAATAAGAAATTCAGCAATCAGTACAAAGCCACAATAGGAGCTGACTTTCTGACCAAGGAGGTGATGGTGGATGACAGGCTAGTCACAATGCAG ATATGGGACACAGCAGGACAGGAACGGTTCCAGTCTCTCGGTGTGGCCTTCTACAGAGGTGCAGACTGCTGCGTTCTGGTATTTGATGTGACTGCCCCCAACACATTCAAAACCCTAGATAGCTGGAGAGATGAGTTTCTCATCCAGGCCAGTCCCCGAGATCCTGAAAACTTCCCCTTTGTTGTGTTGGGAAACAAGATTGACCTCGAAAACAGACAA GTGGCCACAAAGCGGGCACAGGCCTGGTGCTACAGCAAAAACAACATTCCCTACTTTGAGACCAGTGCCAAGGAGGCCATCAACGTGGAGCAGGCGTTCCAGACGATTGCACGGAATGCACTTAAGCAG GAAACGGAGGTGGAGCTGTACAACGAATTTCCTGAACCTATCAAACTGGACAAGAATGACCGGGCCAAGGCCTCGGCAGAAAGCTGCAGTTGCTGA